In Streptomyces sp. NBC_01381, a genomic segment contains:
- a CDS encoding MFS transporter produces the protein MASEESTTMTPAPTRPQAPVRTDAADGTAEKKPPTRAWATRLVVVGIVLAALNLRPAITSLGSLLEEVRDGLGMSGTLAGLLTSVPPLCFAIFGVMAPRLARRFGPGAVVCAGMVAIASGLAIRPFLGGTAGFLAATALALMGIAVSNVLMPVIVKRWFPEKVGSMTGLYSMALALGTSMAAAVTVPMTDALGGSWRTGLAVWAVLAVVAVVPWVALVRDRGAGASASASASAAASAEHVSAAVQREDAGLRITRSRTAWALACFFGLQATAAYITMGWMPQIFRDAGVPAGEAGVLLAVTMAMGVPLAFVIPRVATRLPNQGPVVMVLGACGLAGYAGLYLAPAGGAWVWALLLGVSNCAFPLALTMVGMRAKSSVGVAKLSAFAQSTGYLISIPGPLLVGVLYQHSGGWELPIVLMAALMVPQIVVGILAGRNRTVEDEAAAAA, from the coding sequence ATGGCTAGTGAGGAATCCACGACGATGACACCTGCGCCGACCCGGCCGCAGGCACCGGTACGCACCGACGCGGCAGACGGGACGGCAGAGAAAAAGCCCCCCACGCGCGCGTGGGCGACGCGTCTCGTCGTCGTCGGCATCGTCCTCGCGGCGCTCAACCTCCGCCCGGCCATCACCAGCCTCGGCTCCCTCCTGGAAGAGGTGCGCGACGGGCTCGGCATGAGCGGCACCCTCGCTGGCCTGCTCACCTCCGTCCCGCCGCTCTGCTTCGCGATCTTCGGCGTGATGGCCCCGCGCCTGGCCCGCCGCTTCGGCCCCGGCGCGGTGGTGTGCGCGGGCATGGTCGCGATCGCGTCCGGCCTCGCGATCCGCCCCTTCCTGGGCGGCACGGCCGGCTTCCTCGCCGCGACCGCGCTCGCCCTCATGGGCATCGCGGTCAGCAACGTCCTGATGCCGGTGATCGTCAAGCGCTGGTTCCCCGAGAAGGTCGGCTCGATGACCGGCCTGTACTCGATGGCGCTCGCACTCGGTACGTCGATGGCGGCCGCCGTCACGGTGCCCATGACCGATGCGCTGGGCGGCAGTTGGCGGACCGGGCTCGCCGTGTGGGCGGTGCTCGCGGTCGTCGCCGTCGTGCCGTGGGTGGCGCTCGTGCGCGACCGGGGCGCGGGCGCTTCCGCCTCGGCCTCCGCTTCGGCCGCTGCCTCCGCCGAGCACGTCTCGGCCGCCGTGCAGCGCGAGGACGCCGGTCTGCGCATCACCCGGAGCCGTACGGCTTGGGCGCTCGCCTGCTTCTTCGGACTCCAGGCCACCGCCGCGTACATCACGATGGGCTGGATGCCGCAGATCTTCCGTGACGCGGGCGTTCCGGCCGGGGAGGCGGGCGTGCTGCTCGCCGTCACCATGGCGATGGGCGTGCCGCTGGCCTTCGTCATCCCCCGGGTCGCGACGCGGCTGCCCAACCAGGGCCCCGTGGTGATGGTGCTCGGCGCGTGCGGTCTCGCCGGGTACGCGGGTCTCTACCTCGCCCCGGCGGGCGGCGCATGGGTCTGGGCGCTGCTGCTCGGCGTGTCCAACTGCGCCTTCCCGCTGGCCCTGACCATGGTCGGGATGCGGGCCAAGAGCAGCGTGGGCGTCGCCAAGCTCTCCGCGTTCGCCCAGAGCACGGGCTATCTGATCTCCATCCCGGGTCCGCTCCTGGTGGGCGTCCTCTACCAGCACAGCGGCGGCTGGGAGCTGCCGATCGTGCTCATGGCCGCCCTGATGGTGCCCCAGATCGTGGTGGGCATCCTGGCGGGCCGCAACCGCACGGTCGAGGACGAGGCAGCCGCGGCGGCCTGA
- a CDS encoding SGM_5486 family transporter-associated protein codes for MPVLDPNPQNGQKKLLIVLGAMLAITVIIGIVASVASP; via the coding sequence ATGCCAGTGCTTGACCCGAACCCCCAGAACGGCCAGAAGAAACTGCTCATCGTGCTCGGCGCGATGCTGGCCATCACCGTGATCATCGGGATCGTCGCCTCCGTCGCCTCGCCGTGA
- a CDS encoding histidine phosphatase family protein, protein MSVAEPRRIVLFRHAKADWPQVSDHDRPLAERGRKDAPVAGRKLADSGIPFDLALCSTAARTRETWKLAVHELPHRPKTVYEDRLYEASPGELIAVLNETPDDVQNVVLIGHNPGVQGLADILAGDAEGDARTRMDRRGFPTSAYAVLTYTGSWKALEPGVGTLVDYWAPSE, encoded by the coding sequence ATGAGCGTCGCAGAACCCCGCAGGATTGTCCTTTTCCGGCATGCGAAGGCCGATTGGCCGCAGGTGTCCGACCACGACCGGCCGCTCGCGGAGCGAGGCCGCAAGGATGCCCCCGTCGCCGGGCGCAAGCTCGCCGACAGCGGCATCCCGTTCGATCTGGCCCTCTGCTCGACCGCGGCCAGGACCCGCGAGACATGGAAGCTCGCCGTCCACGAGCTGCCCCATAGGCCCAAGACGGTCTACGAAGACCGGCTGTACGAGGCCTCTCCGGGCGAGCTGATCGCCGTGCTGAACGAAACCCCGGACGACGTGCAGAATGTCGTCCTGATCGGCCACAACCCCGGCGTCCAGGGCCTCGCCGACATCCTCGCCGGGGATGCCGAGGGCGACGCGCGTACGCGGATGGACCGCCGCGGCTTCCCGACGTCGGCCTACGCCGTCCTGACGTACACCGGCTCGTGGAAGGCTCTGGAGCCGGGGGTCGGCACGCTCGTCGACTACTGGGCGCCTTCCGAGTGA
- the serB gene encoding phosphoserine phosphatase SerB, with protein MSASQPQETSPADTPTLLVKIFGKDRPGITAGLFDTLAAYSVDVVDIEQVVTRGRIVLCALVTAPPPGLEGDLRSTVHSWADSLKMQAEIISGIGDNRPRGLGRSHVTVLGHPLTAESTAEIAASITATGGNIDRIFRLAKYPVTAVEFAVSGTETEPLRTALALAAAKLGVDVAVVAAGLHRRAQRLVVMDVDSTLIQDEVIELFAAHAGCEDKVAEVTAAAMAGELDFEQSLHARVELLAGLDASVVDKVRSEVRLTPGARTLIRTLKRLGYQVGVVSGGFTQVTDDLKERLGLDFAQANTLEIVDGKLTGKVTGEIVDRAGKARLLRRFAMEAGVPLEQTVAIGDGANDLDMLNAAGLGVAFNAKPVVREAAHTAVNVPFLDTVLYLLGVTREEVEAADTHAD; from the coding sequence ATGAGCGCTTCGCAGCCCCAAGAGACCTCTCCCGCCGACACCCCGACGCTCCTCGTCAAGATCTTCGGCAAGGACCGCCCAGGCATCACCGCCGGCCTCTTCGACACCCTCGCCGCCTACTCCGTCGACGTCGTCGACATCGAGCAGGTCGTCACCCGCGGCCGCATAGTGCTGTGCGCGCTCGTGACCGCGCCGCCGCCCGGCCTGGAAGGCGACCTGCGGTCCACCGTGCACAGCTGGGCCGACTCCCTGAAGATGCAGGCCGAGATCATCTCGGGCATCGGCGACAACCGCCCGCGCGGCCTCGGCCGTTCCCACGTGACGGTGCTCGGGCACCCCCTCACGGCGGAGTCGACCGCCGAGATCGCCGCCAGCATCACCGCGACCGGCGGCAACATCGACCGCATCTTCCGGCTCGCCAAGTACCCGGTCACCGCAGTGGAGTTCGCCGTGTCCGGCACGGAGACCGAACCGCTGCGCACCGCCCTCGCCCTGGCGGCGGCGAAGCTGGGCGTGGACGTCGCCGTCGTGGCCGCGGGCCTGCACCGCCGCGCCCAGCGGCTGGTCGTGATGGACGTCGACTCGACCCTCATCCAGGACGAGGTGATCGAGCTCTTCGCGGCGCACGCGGGCTGCGAGGACAAGGTCGCCGAGGTGACTGCCGCCGCGATGGCCGGGGAGCTGGACTTCGAGCAGTCGCTGCACGCCCGCGTGGAGCTGCTCGCCGGGCTCGACGCCTCGGTCGTCGACAAGGTCCGCTCCGAGGTCCGCCTCACCCCCGGCGCCCGCACCCTCATCCGTACGCTGAAGCGCCTCGGCTACCAAGTGGGCGTCGTATCGGGCGGGTTCACCCAAGTCACGGATGATCTGAAGGAACGTCTCGGCCTCGACTTCGCGCAGGCCAACACGCTGGAGATCGTCGACGGCAAGCTCACCGGCAAGGTGACCGGGGAGATCGTGGACCGCGCGGGCAAGGCCCGGCTCCTTCGCCGCTTCGCCATGGAAGCCGGGGTCCCGCTGGAGCAGACCGTCGCGATCGGCGACGGCGCCAACGACCTCGACATGCTGAACGCGGCCGGTCTCGGCGTCGCCTTCAACGCCAAGCCCGTCGTCCGCGAGGCCGCGCACACCGCGGTGAACGTCCCCTTCCTCGACACGGTGCTCTATCTCCTCGGCGTCACCCGCGAAGAGGTGGAGGCGGCGGACACGCACGCCGACTGA
- a CDS encoding streptophobe family protein, with protein METGAKGVDGRGVRWGDVLLSAIAAVSWALIGMAGTAALGLHLLGADAVASLGPMTAAVVALGAGGSVTPSGDVSAFGLEGAEATTAIDITPLGVGLAGALLLAYFFLRSLRTAGVTITPAELAARVGSVVALFLAMLAGLAWAGHDIITIDGEQLGIDKGIDKGIDQLPDDITDKLPDGLGDIGGLLPDRLGDLAQAKAAVGFTVDTGPTLLGGAVWVIGVLLIALLASRRTPLPRGWDVVHRVVRPAVSALVTVVLVAVLAGLAAALYAMVGDAHPKRIAGAALLGAPNGVWLGVPIGLFVPWDGEATGELAKLLPDPLDDLLAGSGASGNEAVTLGRLAELDGRVWLLGVAAALMMLFAGVLAAVRSPFVRGEVGALRFAAGCAVRLGVVTAVALPLMVWLTGVSADASLSVLGFDAFGAGIELHGQLGAALLLGVAWGAGAGAVGALLAVASGAAGGRVSPLAEGVAAGATSEALAGAGASGPYSPGAPHRPPNPDTNPYLRPPKDVYSAPTVVGPITPPPPPKPKRSRSSGDGDWPPPPPPPPPPPGPRRG; from the coding sequence ATGGAGACCGGCGCCAAAGGAGTCGACGGGCGGGGTGTGCGGTGGGGCGACGTGCTGCTCTCCGCGATCGCCGCGGTCAGCTGGGCCCTGATCGGCATGGCCGGCACGGCGGCCTTGGGGCTCCATCTGCTCGGCGCGGACGCCGTCGCGTCGCTCGGGCCGATGACGGCGGCGGTGGTGGCCCTTGGCGCGGGTGGTTCGGTCACGCCGTCCGGCGATGTGTCGGCGTTCGGCCTCGAAGGCGCGGAGGCGACCACCGCGATCGACATCACACCACTGGGCGTCGGGCTCGCGGGCGCGCTTCTCCTGGCGTACTTCTTCCTACGTTCCTTACGCACGGCGGGAGTCACCATCACGCCCGCCGAACTGGCCGCGCGCGTGGGCTCGGTGGTCGCCCTGTTCCTCGCGATGCTCGCCGGGCTCGCCTGGGCCGGTCACGACATCATCACGATCGACGGCGAGCAGCTGGGCATCGACAAGGGAATCGATAAAGGGATCGATCAACTCCCCGACGACATCACCGACAAACTGCCCGACGGTCTCGGCGACATCGGCGGTCTGCTGCCCGACCGGCTCGGCGATCTCGCCCAGGCGAAGGCGGCCGTCGGCTTCACCGTGGACACCGGACCGACGCTGCTCGGGGGAGCGGTGTGGGTGATCGGTGTGCTCCTGATCGCGCTGCTCGCCTCGCGGCGCACGCCGCTGCCGCGCGGGTGGGACGTCGTGCACCGGGTGGTGCGGCCTGCCGTGTCCGCGCTTGTCACGGTGGTGCTCGTGGCGGTGCTCGCCGGGCTTGCGGCGGCCCTGTACGCGATGGTCGGCGACGCCCATCCGAAGCGGATCGCGGGGGCCGCGCTGCTCGGGGCGCCGAACGGGGTGTGGCTCGGGGTGCCCATCGGGCTCTTCGTGCCGTGGGACGGCGAGGCCACGGGTGAGCTGGCGAAGCTGCTGCCCGACCCGCTGGACGATCTCCTCGCGGGGTCGGGGGCCTCGGGGAACGAGGCGGTGACGCTGGGGCGGCTTGCCGAGCTTGACGGGCGGGTGTGGCTGCTCGGGGTTGCGGCGGCGCTGATGATGCTGTTCGCGGGGGTGCTTGCCGCCGTGCGTTCGCCCTTCGTACGTGGCGAGGTGGGCGCTCTGCGGTTCGCCGCGGGATGTGCGGTGCGGCTGGGGGTCGTGACGGCGGTGGCGCTCCCGCTGATGGTGTGGCTGACCGGGGTGTCCGCCGATGCCTCGCTCTCCGTGCTCGGCTTCGACGCGTTCGGGGCGGGGATCGAGCTGCATGGGCAGCTGGGGGCGGCGTTGCTGCTCGGGGTGGCGTGGGGTGCAGGGGCGGGGGCGGTGGGGGCGCTACTTGCCGTGGCCTCGGGGGCTGCGGGTGGGCGGGTGTCTCCTCTGGCCGAAGGGGTTGCTGCCGGGGCGACGTCCGAAGCGTTGGCTGGGGCTGGGGCTTCGGGGCCGTACAGCCCTGGCGCGCCGCACCGGCCCCCGAATCCGGACACCAATCCGTACCTGCGGCCGCCGAAGGATGTCTACAGCGCGCCGACGGTGGTGGGGCCGATCACCCCGCCTCCGCCTCCGAAGCCGAAGCGGTCCCGCTCCTCGGGCGACGGAGACTGGCCGCCGCCTCCACCGCCTCCTCCTCCGCCGCCGGGTCCACGAAGGGGGTAG
- a CDS encoding FHA domain-containing protein: MPELVLELNGRTWTLDPSRSYTLGRDPQGDLSLDDARVSWRHATISWSGRSWVIEDHGSTNGTFVQGQRIHQMEIGPGSAVHLGNATDGPRLNVSGSASGAAAAAVSAPQQHAQQQAAPQQAPQHEAPGWAAQQQAPHQQAPQQQGWQQQQPQQQQGWQQQQPQQHQPQQQPHVPPQQGGYAQQPPGSGGVAGAPPVYGDRSPTTFHQLSLGRKMRIGRALENELVVSDLQVSRHHAEFTATPDGRFEIHDLGSHNGTYVNGQPVAKSGSALIGPNDIVSVGHSTFRLVGDRLEEFVDTGEVSFSARHLTVTVDGGKQILKDVSFGVPEKSLIAVIGPSGSGKSTLLKALTGYRPANQGDVLYDNRNLYKQFAELRQRIGLVPQDDILHKELTVKKALKYAAKLRFPGDTAEAEREARINEVLRELKLDIHKEKKVTSLSGGQRKRVSVALELLTKPSLIFLDEPTSGLDPGMDRDVMQLLRGLADDGRTVLVVTHSVAELAICDKLLVMAPGGSVAYFGPPEEALNFFGYTTWADVFSAFENYRDYDWAGRWKGSQHYQMYAADIDAVAAQSVQMPPPQAVRPPKPQGWGSQLWTLIRRYSSVIASDKGFLGLMVILPAVLGIVSVVIPADFGLGPPKPPSKFNGDAGTIMLILAVGMCFSGAANSVRELIKERVIYERERATGLSRSAYLMSKVIVLGVITAFQGVIICGIGFATRDMPEEGLIMPPAVEICLVIIALGFTSMMFGLVISSLVKTAEKTMPLLVMFAIVQVVFTGVLFQVYGSPGLEQFAWLMPSRWAIAGAGSTLDLAHLMPPWDPKNPTDLDPLWEHSAGQWGLNITILLLIGIACGFAVARLLRRHEPEVMRK, translated from the coding sequence GTGCCGGAACTCGTACTGGAATTGAATGGAAGGACCTGGACGCTCGATCCGTCCAGGTCGTACACCCTCGGACGTGATCCGCAGGGAGATCTCTCGCTTGACGACGCCAGAGTGTCCTGGCGTCATGCCACGATCAGCTGGAGCGGCCGCAGTTGGGTCATTGAGGACCACGGCAGCACCAACGGCACCTTTGTGCAGGGCCAGCGGATCCACCAGATGGAAATCGGCCCGGGCTCGGCCGTGCACCTCGGCAACGCGACCGACGGTCCGCGGCTCAACGTGTCCGGCAGCGCGTCGGGCGCAGCCGCTGCCGCCGTTTCCGCACCGCAGCAGCACGCCCAGCAGCAGGCCGCGCCACAGCAGGCGCCCCAGCACGAGGCGCCCGGCTGGGCCGCCCAGCAGCAGGCACCGCACCAGCAGGCACCCCAGCAGCAGGGCTGGCAGCAACAGCAGCCTCAGCAGCAGCAGGGCTGGCAGCAACAGCAGCCTCAGCAGCACCAGCCGCAGCAGCAGCCGCACGTGCCCCCGCAGCAGGGTGGCTACGCGCAGCAGCCCCCCGGTTCCGGCGGCGTCGCGGGGGCCCCGCCGGTCTACGGCGACCGCAGCCCGACGACGTTCCACCAGCTCTCGCTCGGCCGCAAGATGCGCATCGGTCGTGCCCTGGAGAACGAGCTGGTCGTCTCCGACCTGCAGGTCTCGCGGCACCACGCCGAGTTCACGGCCACTCCGGACGGCCGCTTCGAGATCCACGATCTCGGCTCGCACAACGGCACGTACGTCAACGGCCAGCCGGTCGCGAAGTCGGGTTCGGCCCTCATCGGCCCGAACGACATCGTCAGCGTCGGTCACTCGACCTTCCGCCTCGTCGGCGACCGGCTCGAGGAGTTCGTCGACACCGGTGAGGTCTCCTTCTCCGCCCGCCACCTGACGGTGACGGTCGACGGCGGCAAGCAGATCCTCAAGGACGTCTCCTTCGGCGTCCCGGAGAAGTCGCTCATCGCGGTCATCGGCCCCTCCGGCTCCGGCAAGTCCACCCTGCTCAAGGCGCTCACCGGCTACCGGCCCGCCAACCAGGGCGATGTCCTCTACGACAACCGGAACCTCTACAAGCAGTTCGCCGAGCTGCGCCAGCGCATCGGTCTGGTCCCGCAGGACGACATCCTGCACAAGGAGCTGACCGTCAAGAAGGCCCTCAAGTACGCGGCCAAGCTCCGCTTCCCCGGTGACACCGCGGAGGCCGAGCGCGAGGCCCGTATCAACGAGGTCCTGCGCGAGCTCAAGCTGGACATCCACAAGGAGAAGAAGGTCACCTCCCTCTCCGGTGGCCAGCGCAAGCGCGTCTCGGTGGCCCTCGAGCTGCTCACCAAGCCGTCGCTGATCTTCCTGGACGAGCCGACCTCCGGCCTCGACCCGGGCATGGACCGCGACGTCATGCAGCTCCTGCGCGGCCTCGCCGACGACGGCCGTACGGTCCTCGTCGTCACGCACTCGGTCGCCGAGCTGGCGATCTGCGACAAGCTCCTGGTGATGGCGCCGGGCGGTTCGGTCGCCTACTTCGGTCCGCCGGAGGAAGCGCTCAACTTCTTCGGCTACACCACCTGGGCCGACGTCTTCTCGGCGTTCGAGAACTACCGCGACTACGACTGGGCGGGCCGCTGGAAGGGCTCGCAGCACTACCAGATGTACGCCGCGGACATCGACGCCGTCGCCGCACAGTCCGTACAGATGCCGCCGCCGCAGGCCGTCCGGCCGCCCAAGCCGCAGGGCTGGGGCTCGCAGCTGTGGACGCTGATCCGCCGCTACTCCTCGGTGATCGCCTCCGACAAGGGCTTCCTCGGCCTGATGGTGATCCTGCCCGCGGTCCTCGGCATCGTCAGTGTCGTCATCCCGGCCGACTTCGGGCTCGGCCCGCCCAAGCCGCCGTCGAAGTTCAACGGCGACGCGGGCACGATCATGCTGATCCTCGCGGTCGGCATGTGCTTCTCGGGCGCGGCCAACTCCGTACGTGAGCTGATCAAGGAACGGGTCATCTACGAACGGGAACGGGCCACCGGCCTGTCCCGCTCGGCGTACCTGATGTCCAAGGTCATCGTGCTCGGCGTGATCACGGCCTTCCAGGGCGTCATCATCTGCGGCATCGGCTTCGCGACGCGCGACATGCCGGAAGAGGGCCTGATCATGCCCCCGGCCGTCGAGATCTGCCTGGTCATCATCGCCCTCGGCTTCACCTCGATGATGTTCGGCCTGGTCATCTCCTCGCTGGTGAAGACCGCCGAGAAGACCATGCCGCTCCTGGTGATGTTCGCGATTGTCCAGGTCGTCTTCACCGGCGTGCTCTTCCAGGTCTACGGCTCGCCGGGCCTGGAGCAGTTCGCCTGGCTGATGCCGTCCCGCTGGGCCATCGCCGGCGCTGGCTCCACGCTGGACCTCGCGCACCTGATGCCGCCGTGGGACCCGAAGAACCCCACCGATCTCGACCCGCTGTGGGAGCACTCGGCCGGGCAGTGGGGTCTGAACATCACGATCCTGCTCCTGATCGGCATCGCCTGCGGCTTCGCGGTCGCGCGACTGCTGCGCCGCCACGAGCCGGAGGTCATGCGCAAGTAA
- a CDS encoding transglycosylase SLT domain-containing protein, protein MPQHNTPGHSRPALTKIQKFSIAGVATLGAAALAFSLVPGSAEAGTQNVTAAPVAFKQNVDAQQAVEAGVIKQHTAADKQAKDAVTAKQKADADAAAKKKAAEEAAAKKKAEDERKAKEAASRAAARKPVYANNLDGWIRQSLDIMKSKGIPGSYEGLHRNIMRESTGNPNAVNGWDINAINGTPSIGLLQVIQPTFDAYHVSGTSTNIYDPVANITAAANYAADKYGSMDNVNGAY, encoded by the coding sequence ATGCCCCAGCACAACACCCCTGGTCATAGTCGCCCCGCGCTGACCAAGATCCAGAAGTTCTCGATCGCCGGTGTCGCCACGCTCGGCGCCGCCGCCCTCGCCTTCTCCCTCGTGCCGGGCAGCGCCGAAGCCGGAACCCAGAACGTGACGGCTGCCCCGGTGGCCTTCAAGCAGAACGTCGACGCCCAGCAGGCCGTCGAGGCCGGTGTCATCAAGCAGCACACCGCCGCCGACAAGCAGGCCAAGGACGCCGTCACGGCGAAGCAGAAGGCCGACGCCGACGCCGCCGCGAAGAAGAAGGCGGCCGAAGAGGCCGCGGCCAAGAAGAAGGCCGAGGACGAGCGCAAGGCCAAGGAAGCCGCGAGCCGTGCCGCCGCGCGCAAGCCGGTCTACGCCAACAACCTCGACGGCTGGATCCGCCAGTCCCTGGACATCATGAAGTCCAAGGGCATACCCGGTTCCTACGAGGGCCTGCACCGCAACATCATGCGTGAGTCCACGGGCAACCCGAACGCCGTCAACGGCTGGGACATCAACGCGATCAACGGCACCCCGTCGATCGGCCTGCTCCAGGTCATCCAGCCGACGTTCGACGCGTACCACGTCTCGGGCACGTCCACGAACATCTACGACCCGGTCGCCAACATCACGGCCGCGGCCAACTACGCGGCCGACAAGTACGGCTCGATGGACAACGTGAACGGCGCCTACTGA
- a CDS encoding S-adenosylmethionine:tRNA ribosyltransferase-isomerase: protein MTLAVKVPEGLAARVPAEQRGPGLGRDAVRLLVSRGTEVSHHAFAELPALLRAGDLLIVNTSRTLPAAVDGELGHARVVVHFSTRGDDGRWAVELRDPDNWGTTRARVGGPAYSYVQLPGDVHLICEEPLAAGSGRLWWARVSGDVPTLLHRHGRPIRYSYTERDQPLSAYQTVFALPSADGSGSAEMPSAARPFTEHLVARLVSRGVQFAPVTLHTGVASPEAHEPPYPERFAVPETSARLINAARAGGGRVIAVGTTAVRAVESATGPDGAVRAVRAAEGRTELVVTPERGVRVVDGLLTGLHEPEASHLLMLEAVAGRAAVERGYTEAVRRLYLWHEFGDVHLLLREDGPHAESCSGNCW, encoded by the coding sequence ATGACGCTCGCCGTGAAGGTGCCCGAAGGGCTTGCGGCCAGGGTCCCTGCCGAGCAGCGGGGGCCCGGTCTGGGCAGGGACGCGGTGCGGTTGCTCGTGTCGCGCGGGACCGAGGTGTCGCACCACGCGTTCGCGGAGCTGCCCGCGCTGCTGCGGGCCGGGGACCTGCTGATCGTGAACACGTCACGGACGCTGCCCGCTGCGGTCGACGGAGAGCTCGGGCACGCGCGCGTGGTGGTGCATTTCTCGACGCGGGGCGATGACGGACGGTGGGCCGTCGAGTTGCGCGATCCGGACAATTGGGGCACTACGCGCGCACGCGTGGGCGGGCCCGCGTATTCATACGTACAGCTCCCCGGAGACGTACACCTCATTTGCGAGGAGCCGCTGGCCGCGGGGAGCGGGCGGCTGTGGTGGGCGCGGGTGTCCGGTGACGTGCCCACGCTCCTGCACCGGCACGGGCGCCCCATCCGCTACTCCTATACGGAGCGGGACCAGCCGCTCTCCGCCTACCAGACGGTGTTCGCGCTGCCATCGGCCGACGGCTCGGGCAGCGCCGAGATGCCGAGCGCGGCCCGGCCCTTCACCGAGCACCTGGTGGCGCGGCTGGTGAGCCGGGGTGTGCAGTTCGCCCCGGTGACCCTGCACACAGGGGTCGCGTCGCCCGAGGCGCACGAGCCGCCGTACCCGGAGCGCTTCGCGGTGCCGGAGACGTCGGCGCGGCTCATCAACGCGGCCAGGGCCGGCGGGGGCCGCGTCATCGCGGTCGGCACGACGGCGGTGCGGGCCGTCGAGTCGGCGACGGGACCCGACGGGGCCGTCAGGGCCGTCAGGGCCGCCGAGGGGCGCACGGAGCTCGTGGTGACACCGGAGCGCGGCGTACGCGTGGTGGACGGCCTGCTCACCGGGCTGCACGAGCCGGAGGCCTCGCATCTGCTGATGCTGGAGGCGGTCGCCGGCCGGGCCGCCGTGGAGCGGGGATACACCGAGGCGGTACGCCGTCTCTACCTCTGGCACGAGTTCGGCGACGTCCATCTCCTCCTCCGGGAGGACGGCCCTCACGCTGAGAGTTGCTCCGGCAACTGTTGGTAA
- a CDS encoding SDR family oxidoreductase produces MPVAIITGASKGLGRALGAALAERGWDLVVDARTGAALKESARELEAHGTRVEAVAGDVTDAAHRAALVAAARGLGGLDLLVNNASALGAEPLVRLEELAVDGLRQAFETNVVAALGLIGEALPLLRASGGAVLNVSSDAAAEAYETWGGYGASKAALDQLSAVLAVEEPGIRVWAVDPGDLRTDLYRAAVPLDDDSGRPLPATVVPAFLRLLDERPASGRYAAPALLTSPDVR; encoded by the coding sequence ATGCCGGTAGCGATCATCACGGGGGCTTCGAAGGGACTGGGGCGTGCGCTGGGGGCGGCGCTCGCCGAGCGGGGCTGGGATCTGGTCGTCGACGCCAGAACGGGCGCGGCGCTCAAGGAGTCCGCGCGGGAGCTGGAGGCGCACGGCACGCGCGTGGAGGCCGTCGCCGGGGATGTCACTGATGCCGCGCACCGGGCCGCCCTGGTGGCGGCGGCGCGCGGTCTCGGCGGTCTGGATCTGCTGGTGAACAACGCGAGCGCGCTGGGCGCTGAGCCGCTCGTGCGCCTGGAGGAGCTCGCCGTCGACGGGTTGCGGCAGGCGTTCGAGACCAATGTGGTGGCGGCACTGGGGCTGATCGGGGAGGCGCTGCCGCTGCTGCGGGCGTCCGGCGGTGCGGTCCTGAACGTCAGCTCCGACGCGGCTGCCGAGGCGTACGAGACCTGGGGCGGTTACGGGGCGTCCAAGGCCGCCCTCGATCAGCTCTCGGCGGTTCTCGCCGTGGAGGAGCCGGGGATCCGGGTGTGGGCCGTGGACCCCGGTGACCTGCGGACGGACCTCTATCGGGCGGCCGTCCCCCTGGACGACGACTCGGGCCGGCCGCTGCCCGCGACGGTGGTGCCCGCCTTCCTGCGACTGCTCGACGAGCGGCCCGCGAGCGGCCGCTACGCCGCCCCTGCCCTGCTCACCTCGCCGGACGTCCGATGA